The following proteins are encoded in a genomic region of Neurospora crassa OR74A linkage group VI, whole genome shotgun sequence:
- a CDS encoding udp-glucose 4-epimerase: MSSTSSSRVDLRDHVQDQDLSEEYLSSSSRDYSAGSSPLTTPALSDEEFDFDVPSEDALFAPTQAPADGSEKYIMVIGGLGYIGSHTTLELLREGHNVIVVDNLSNSYKTVLKNVRMLAAHHCKVNNTPMPRLRFFRIDYRSKAMHVLLERYSNLVMTVDATSGKQVVSYQSRIAGVIHFAAYKSVVESIQQPLRYYRNNVCGLVNLLQELERFNIRNFIFSSSATVYGSKANAGLPLKEEDLIHHQVKTQNEAGETTIVEPTIEGLSCPYARTKYFGEAILADVAEADPDWRIVALRYFNPVGCDPSGVLGESPRGEPTNLFPVLTQVLKGDRSNLNVFGSDWPTRDGTAIRDFIHVLDVARGHIAALNWNSKKGNGFSTFNLGSGTGTTVLEAVRSLEQAAGREIPLALVDRRPGDVGMCVASTERAAKELGWSTRESITKCAADLWNYVSKVALRS, translated from the exons ATGTCGAGCACTTCGAGTTCACGCGTTGATCTCAGAGATCATGTCCAGGATCAGGACCTCTCTGAAGAGTATCTGTCTTCGTCATCCCGCGACTATTCCGCCGGCAGCTCCCCACTTACCACTCCTGCGCTGTCTGATGAGGAATTCGACTTTGATGTGCCGTCTGAAGATGCTCTCTTCGCACCAACACAGGCGCCGGCTGACGGTTCGGAGAAGTACATTATGGTGATTGGTGGTCTTGGGTATATCGGCTCCCACACAACACTTGAGTTGCTTCGTGAGGGACACAATG TTATCGTGGTGGACAACCTGAGCAACAGCTACAAGACGGTTCTGAAGAACGTCCGGATGCTGGCGGCCCATCACTGCAAGGTCAACAACACTCCCATGCCCCGTCTTCGCTTCTTCCGTATCGACTACCGCAGCAAGGCCATGCATGTGCTCCTGGAGAGATACAGCAActtggtgatgacggtgGACGCTACGTCAGGCAAGCAGGTGGTGTCGTACCAGTCCCGGATTGCGGGGGTGATCCACTTCGCGGCATACAAGTCGGTGGTCGAAAGCATCCAGCAGCCCCTGCGCTACTATCGCAACAACGTGTGTGGACTAGTCAACCTGCTACAGGAGCTGGAGCGTTTCAACATCCGCAACTTTATTTTTAGCAGCTCGGCCACCGTGTACGGCTCCAAGGCCAACGCCGGCCTGCCACTGAAGGAAGAGGacctcatccaccaccaGGTCAAGACCCAGAACGAGGCCGGAGAGACGACCATTGTTGAGCCAACCATCGAGGGTCTGTCGTGCCCGTATGCGCGCACCAAGTACTTTGGAGAAGCCATCTTGGCGGATGTGGCCGAGGCGGACCCTGATTGGCGAATTGTTGCGCTCCGTTACTTCAACCCCGTTGGATGCGACCCTTCTGGTGTGTTGGGCGAGAGCCCGCGCGGGGAGCCGACCAACCTCTTCCCCGTGCTGACGCAAGTCCTCAAGGGCGACCGCTCGAACCTCAATGTATTCGGATCTGACTGGCCGACTCGTGACGGTACCGCGATCCGTGACTTTATCCACGTTCTCGACGTTGCCCGTGGGCACATTGCGGCGCTCAATTGGAACTCGAAGAAGGGCAACGGATTCTCCACCTTCAATCTCGGCAGCGGTACGGGCACGACGGTTCTCGAGGCGGTTCGCAGCTTGGAGCAGGCGGCTGGCCGTGAAATTCCCCTCGCGCTCGTTGACAGGAGGCCTGGCGATGTCGGCATGTGTGTCGCGTCGACGGAGCGCGCGGCTAAGGAGCTCGGGTGGTCGACTCGCGAGAGCATCACCAAGTGCGCTGCTGACCTATGGAACTACGTGTCCAAGGTAGCGTTGAGGTCGTGA